In Oceaniferula flava, one genomic interval encodes:
- a CDS encoding segregation and condensation protein A, protein MEDADYKVRLDIFEGPLDLLLYLIKKDEVDIHSVSIERITRQYLDYINTFKMLNIDLASEFIVMAANLMYIKSRTLLPKAEQPPEEDIEEDDPRWELIRQLIEYKKFKDAAGFLSRKETEQEDYFAHVPEKVAPPVQEVEEPLPDVNIFDLIRAFQNVLKRFEEANDLGDIVDDRYTVSDKIELMLATVQPGGSVQFSSLFEKATSKAEVIVTFLAVLELMKMNQFRIRQDHILGEIEVERKSVT, encoded by the coding sequence GTGGAAGACGCCGATTACAAAGTCAGACTCGATATTTTCGAAGGTCCTCTGGATTTGCTCCTTTATCTCATCAAGAAGGATGAGGTGGATATCCACAGCGTATCGATCGAGCGGATTACTAGGCAATACCTCGATTACATCAACACGTTCAAAATGCTCAACATCGATCTCGCCTCCGAGTTCATCGTGATGGCAGCGAACTTGATGTATATTAAAAGCCGGACCCTGCTGCCGAAGGCCGAGCAACCGCCGGAGGAGGATATCGAGGAGGACGACCCTCGCTGGGAGCTGATCCGCCAGCTGATCGAGTATAAAAAGTTCAAGGACGCCGCCGGGTTTCTGTCGCGCAAGGAAACCGAGCAGGAAGACTACTTCGCCCACGTGCCGGAAAAAGTGGCCCCGCCCGTGCAGGAGGTCGAGGAGCCGCTGCCGGATGTCAATATTTTCGATCTCATCCGCGCGTTTCAGAACGTGCTGAAGCGCTTCGAGGAGGCCAATGACCTCGGCGATATTGTCGATGATCGCTACACGGTCTCCGATAAAATCGAACTCATGCTCGCCACCGTGCAACCGGGTGGCAGCGTGCAATTTTCTTCGTTGTTTGAAAAAGCCACCTCCAAGGCCGAAGTCATCGTGACCTTCCTGGCGGTGTTAGAGCTGATGAAGATGAATCAGTTCCGCATTCGCCAGGACCACATCCTCGGTGAGATTGAGGTGGAGCGGAAGTCTGTGACGTGA
- a CDS encoding LysR family transcriptional regulator, whose protein sequence is MDFLNYHHLRYFWTVARTGSVRQAAEDLGVSQPSISAQLKLLEESFGEKLFHRSGRKLVLTEAGQIALTYADEIFSAGRELTNAISQGSNNRATRLNVGMTDSLSKLIAYEILKPAYQYSRPTHVVSRQGELAVLIHQLQAHRLDLVLADEPATTSLKTKTYNHRLGRSGVTFCATPQLAAKLRRGFPQSLHGAPALLPSDNMGMRWALEAWFDKQGVRPQLVGEFEDSTLMEVAAAGGLGFTTVPTVVDQAALKHYGLKVIAKVEECGSDFYAITGERLVKHPLAKVITENAYSHLFAESPEPE, encoded by the coding sequence ATGGATTTCCTCAACTATCACCACCTGCGATACTTCTGGACGGTGGCTCGCACAGGCAGTGTGCGGCAAGCCGCCGAGGATTTGGGTGTCTCGCAGCCATCCATCAGCGCCCAGCTGAAACTGCTAGAAGAATCATTCGGTGAGAAACTGTTCCACCGCTCGGGCAGAAAGCTGGTGCTCACCGAGGCTGGGCAAATCGCGCTGACTTACGCCGATGAGATCTTTTCCGCGGGGCGGGAGCTCACCAATGCCATCAGCCAGGGCTCGAATAACCGGGCCACCCGACTCAACGTTGGCATGACGGATTCGTTATCGAAACTCATCGCCTATGAAATCCTGAAACCCGCCTACCAATACTCACGCCCTACCCATGTGGTCTCACGGCAAGGCGAACTCGCAGTATTGATTCACCAGCTGCAAGCCCACCGACTGGATCTCGTTCTGGCGGACGAACCGGCCACTACCAGCTTGAAGACCAAGACTTACAACCATCGGCTGGGGCGTTCTGGGGTCACTTTCTGCGCGACTCCTCAGCTGGCAGCCAAACTTCGTCGCGGCTTCCCACAGTCGCTCCACGGAGCTCCCGCGCTTCTGCCCAGTGACAACATGGGCATGCGCTGGGCACTGGAGGCGTGGTTCGACAAACAAGGAGTGCGCCCGCAGCTTGTCGGCGAGTTCGAAGATTCCACTCTGATGGAAGTAGCCGCGGCGGGCGGCCTTGGTTTCACCACCGTGCCCACCGTGGTCGATCAAGCGGCGCTGAAACATTATGGGTTGAAAGTCATCGCCAAGGTGGAAGAGTGCGGCAGCGATTTCTACGCCATCACCGGCGAGCGACTGGTCAAACACCCACTGGCAAAAGTGATCACGGAGAATGCGTATTCGCACCTCTTTGCGGAATCCCCTGAGCCGGAGTAA
- the rnk gene encoding nucleoside diphosphate kinase regulator: protein MKTSTSSAVQSLPIHITSEDKARLEGMIAKMQRSGEQRDGLSTLIHELDRASVISEGEVSRDLVTMNSEVSIINQDTAEKLQFTLVYPEDADVDAGKISVLSPIGCGMLGYKVGDEFEWQVPAGVRRFVVAKVDFQPGKRS, encoded by the coding sequence ATGAAAACATCAACATCAAGTGCCGTTCAGTCGTTGCCCATTCACATCACTTCAGAGGATAAAGCACGCTTGGAGGGTATGATTGCCAAGATGCAACGCAGTGGTGAACAACGGGACGGCTTAAGCACCTTGATTCATGAGCTGGATCGTGCGTCGGTGATTTCCGAGGGGGAGGTATCGCGTGATCTGGTTACGATGAACTCAGAGGTCTCGATCATCAACCAAGACACGGCTGAGAAATTACAATTCACCTTGGTCTATCCTGAAGATGCGGATGTGGACGCCGGTAAGATTTCCGTGCTGTCACCAATTGGTTGTGGCATGTTAGGCTACAAGGTTGGCGATGAATTTGAGTGGCAAGTGCCTGCTGGAGTGCGCCGGTTTGTGGTCGCCAAGGTGGATTTCCAACCCGGAAAAAGAAGCTAG
- a CDS encoding DUF2752 domain-containing protein: MKRHRLWPLLLPIVALAIITAFLGITHWLSGGGAQCTVLKYTGFYCPGCGGTRCAKSLANGNIGAAFDHNVLLAAAAFLFIAVCLYLIVRISVLGKKAPSFSNIHPIWLWAGVAIIAIFTILRNLPATPFSHLAP; this comes from the coding sequence ATGAAACGTCATCGCCTGTGGCCGCTCCTGCTGCCAATCGTGGCCTTGGCCATCATCACGGCATTCCTCGGAATCACCCACTGGCTCAGTGGAGGCGGAGCCCAATGCACCGTCCTGAAATACACAGGCTTTTACTGCCCCGGCTGTGGAGGAACGCGCTGCGCCAAGAGCTTGGCCAATGGCAACATCGGTGCCGCCTTTGATCACAACGTTCTCCTGGCAGCCGCCGCCTTCCTGTTCATCGCGGTCTGCCTCTACCTGATCGTCCGAATCTCGGTGCTGGGAAAAAAAGCTCCCTCCTTTTCTAACATCCACCCTATCTGGCTGTGGGCAGGAGTGGCGATCATTGCCATCTTCACCATCCTCCGCAACCTCCCAGCCACGCCCTTCTCCCACCTCGCACCGTAG
- a CDS encoding acyltransferase family protein produces the protein MSAPKPHFAVLDVLRALAAFVVCLFHFNYRNGGNLSAALEYGHYGVEVFFVISGFVIPLAMSWSSFKYRDTPNFLLRRFIRLYPVFAIVALSNVILATYGSPLLGYGGDSPDLTWSRALANFTLTCDLVGESWYLPVFWTLAIEAQYYFLIALSFPMLVHQKTWVQVGALLLWIVPSYFVGYGETVFTWTAFFAIGILAFLKQQKRIPAHVFWPMLVLAAFCHTETRNLTSANIGVLTALCILYCPPINVKWLVKLGAISYSLYLLHLAFGGAILIHLRNLPENWQWINVQPVGITLSTLVSVAAALLFYRWIELPIHNLARKFKTRAREKELAK, from the coding sequence ATGAGTGCTCCAAAACCTCACTTTGCAGTGCTCGATGTGCTGCGGGCCTTGGCCGCCTTTGTGGTGTGTCTGTTTCACTTCAATTACCGCAACGGGGGAAACCTTTCCGCGGCCTTGGAATATGGCCACTACGGCGTGGAGGTGTTTTTTGTCATCTCCGGTTTTGTCATCCCGCTGGCGATGAGTTGGTCGAGTTTCAAATACCGCGACACTCCGAACTTTCTGCTGCGGCGCTTTATCCGCCTCTACCCGGTCTTTGCCATCGTGGCCTTGAGTAATGTGATTTTGGCGACCTATGGCAGTCCGCTGTTAGGATACGGTGGCGACTCGCCTGACCTCACGTGGTCCCGGGCACTGGCGAACTTCACCCTGACTTGTGACTTGGTGGGGGAGTCTTGGTATCTTCCGGTCTTCTGGACCTTGGCGATCGAGGCGCAGTATTACTTCCTCATCGCGCTGTCGTTTCCCATGCTGGTGCATCAGAAAACCTGGGTGCAGGTTGGGGCCTTACTGCTGTGGATCGTTCCGAGCTATTTTGTCGGTTACGGCGAAACGGTTTTCACCTGGACCGCATTTTTTGCCATCGGCATCCTCGCCTTTCTCAAGCAGCAGAAACGTATCCCCGCCCATGTCTTTTGGCCCATGCTGGTTCTGGCGGCCTTTTGCCATACTGAAACGCGGAACCTAACAAGTGCCAACATTGGTGTGCTCACGGCGCTGTGTATTCTCTACTGTCCACCGATCAACGTGAAGTGGCTGGTGAAGCTGGGGGCGATTTCCTACTCGCTCTACCTGCTGCACCTCGCCTTCGGTGGGGCGATTCTGATCCACCTGAGAAACTTGCCTGAGAACTGGCAGTGGATCAACGTGCAGCCGGTGGGCATCACCCTGTCGACACTTGTCTCCGTTGCTGCGGCCCTGCTGTTTTACCGATGGATCGAGCTGCCGATCCACAACCTCGCCAGAAAATTCAAAACCCGCGCGCGGGAGAAGGAATTGGCGAAGTAG
- a CDS encoding GYF domain-containing protein: MAEWFYGKDNTQHGPVSDLEIRTLISSGEVQPETIIWREGMADWLPLKDVQEFQSVVATSADGTPAPGANPYNAPQTYAGQQPDVGTIPTDALAITSLVCGILAVIICYIWAIFGIPAVICGHMSLKKINNSATPIAGKGMAIAGLICGYIGIGIQVLAIIGFIVAFASASAGAGMP, from the coding sequence ATGGCAGAGTGGTTTTACGGCAAAGACAATACGCAGCACGGTCCGGTTTCTGATTTGGAAATCCGCACCCTGATCAGCTCCGGCGAGGTTCAACCCGAGACCATCATCTGGCGCGAGGGCATGGCCGATTGGTTACCGCTCAAGGACGTGCAGGAATTCCAGTCCGTGGTCGCCACCTCAGCCGATGGCACCCCGGCCCCCGGAGCGAATCCTTACAACGCCCCACAAACCTATGCCGGGCAGCAGCCTGACGTCGGCACGATCCCAACCGACGCCTTGGCAATCACCAGTCTGGTCTGCGGCATTCTCGCCGTGATCATCTGCTACATCTGGGCCATTTTCGGTATCCCGGCAGTGATCTGCGGTCACATGTCGCTGAAGAAAATCAACAACAGCGCCACTCCCATCGCCGGCAAAGGCATGGCCATCGCGGGGCTCATTTGCGGTTACATCGGCATTGGTATCCAGGTGCTTGCCATCATTGGCTTCATCGTCGCATTCGCCAGTGCCTCCGCTGGCGCAGGCATGCCCTAA
- a CDS encoding class I SAM-dependent rRNA methyltransferase encodes MPGIIIRPRARIFHGHDWVYASEIQKVFGDPQPGEVISLKDFRDRPLGTAIYNPQSQIVARRISRRKQKLEAEFFERRISQAIELRERSGIDPKLARIVWSESDGLPGVVVDRYDDHVVLQTLTLAMYLNREIIGEVLVKLLNPKCLILRNDSPMLAAEGIEEEITIMHGEKPDPFVVEAPTAEGGVKFEIDLLDGQKTGLYLDQLDAHREVAKLAKGKRVLDCFCNQGGFALACAKAGAASVTAVDSSEPAIAAAMRNAELNGVEINAVKHNAFDFLKHCEDQYDIVILDPPSFTKNKKSLNNAMRGYKEIHLRGLKLLDKEGILASYCCSHHATRELFLQNIVSASVDAKRSLRMVASHGQRLDHPVLPAIPETEYLKGFVLQVMPSR; translated from the coding sequence ATGCCAGGAATTATCATCAGACCACGCGCACGTATTTTTCACGGACACGATTGGGTTTACGCTTCGGAAATCCAGAAAGTCTTTGGCGACCCCCAGCCAGGGGAGGTGATCTCGCTCAAGGATTTCCGCGATCGGCCACTGGGCACGGCGATTTACAACCCGCAGTCGCAGATTGTCGCCCGCCGGATTTCACGTCGCAAGCAGAAGCTGGAAGCGGAGTTTTTCGAGCGCCGGATCTCCCAAGCGATCGAGCTGCGTGAGCGGTCGGGGATCGATCCCAAGCTGGCGCGCATTGTCTGGAGTGAGTCGGACGGACTGCCCGGCGTGGTGGTGGATCGCTATGACGACCACGTGGTGCTGCAAACCCTGACTCTAGCGATGTATCTCAATCGCGAAATCATCGGCGAGGTGCTGGTGAAACTGCTGAATCCCAAGTGCCTGATCCTGCGCAATGACTCGCCAATGCTTGCTGCCGAGGGGATCGAGGAGGAAATCACCATCATGCATGGTGAAAAACCCGACCCGTTTGTGGTCGAGGCTCCCACCGCCGAGGGTGGCGTGAAGTTTGAAATCGATTTGTTAGATGGCCAGAAAACCGGATTGTATCTTGACCAGTTAGACGCGCACCGCGAGGTGGCGAAGCTGGCGAAGGGCAAGCGGGTGCTGGATTGTTTTTGCAACCAAGGAGGCTTTGCCCTCGCTTGTGCCAAGGCGGGTGCCGCCAGTGTCACGGCGGTCGATTCCTCCGAGCCGGCGATTGCTGCGGCGATGCGCAATGCGGAGCTCAATGGTGTGGAAATCAATGCGGTGAAACACAACGCCTTTGATTTCCTGAAGCATTGTGAAGATCAATACGACATCGTGATTCTCGATCCTCCGTCGTTCACCAAAAACAAAAAGAGCCTGAACAATGCCATGCGCGGATACAAAGAGATCCACCTGCGTGGATTGAAGTTGCTCGACAAGGAAGGCATCTTGGCGAGCTACTGCTGCTCGCATCACGCCACCCGTGAGCTGTTCCTGCAGAATATCGTATCGGCCTCGGTGGATGCCAAGCGCTCGCTGCGCATGGTGGCTTCACACGGTCAACGACTCGACCACCCGGTGCTGCCGGCAATTCCCGAGACCGAATACCTCAAGGGCTTTGTCCTGCAGGTGATGCCCTCGCGCTAA
- a CDS encoding U32 family peptidase, whose translation MSAATDREPELLSPAGNWDCARAAVANGADAIFFGLPKFNARLRADNFTEADLPELMDFLHAHGVRGFVTMNTLIFTGELEAAEKQLRLLEESGVDAIIVQDLGLARLCRHVAPSIEIHASTQMTITSPEGLAFADQLYQLDRAVLARELSLKHIEKFKPQECVPLEVFVHGALCVAYSGQCLTSESLGQRSANRGECAQACRMPYTLVVDGEERDMEDVRYLLSPQDLAAVDFVPDLVRQGVVSYKIEGRLKSPEYVAAITKVYRKAIDAAVAEQASPVTDEDRYSMEMTFSRGLSSGWLEGTNHPRLTHGKFGKKRGVYLGEVTACDYGWVEVKLATQIPVKAGDGIVFDAGEDRNQEQGARIWSVKGDRLLFHRKESGLDWKRIEVGQKIWKTDDPKLNKSLTASWKNAKLEPVRDVLNIVVTGKAGAAMTLACGKIQVSSEEKLEAAESRPFTQEFLEKQLGRLGGTAWKLGTVTNQLEGAVMMPVSAVNRLRRALVDAMDQVEKTPEVKVASTGQLADLMPARKTDESHQRELSVLCRTMEQIEASLESGVSNIYVDFEDIKRGKDAVAAVRQVDGARIHLATPRIQKSGEAGFFKVVERAEPDGVLIRNLGGIAYFKDNKELYKTGDFSLNCANPVTAKILKEEGKLDKLTVSYDLNVEQVMDLLLAAPTDWFELTLHQHMPMFHMEHCVFCTFLSDGGTSILNCGKPCEKHHVQLKDRVGQLHTLKADVGCRNTLFNGRAQTGARFYQQMRGTGLRKCRMDFLDEDHAAAMKSIHAYQQLLAGETSGNHLWQDLDVMEQLGVTEGTLQVIGR comes from the coding sequence ATGTCTGCTGCCACTGATCGAGAGCCTGAATTGCTATCCCCTGCGGGAAACTGGGATTGTGCCCGCGCCGCGGTGGCGAATGGCGCGGATGCCATCTTCTTTGGCTTGCCGAAATTCAACGCCCGGCTGCGTGCCGACAATTTCACCGAGGCCGATCTCCCCGAGCTGATGGACTTCCTCCACGCCCACGGCGTGCGCGGATTTGTCACCATGAACACGCTGATCTTCACCGGCGAGCTGGAGGCGGCGGAGAAGCAACTGCGGCTGCTGGAGGAGTCGGGGGTGGATGCCATCATCGTGCAGGACCTGGGACTGGCCCGGCTGTGCCGACACGTGGCTCCATCGATTGAAATCCACGCGTCCACGCAGATGACGATCACTTCGCCGGAAGGTCTCGCCTTCGCGGATCAGCTCTATCAGCTCGACCGTGCGGTGCTCGCGCGTGAGTTATCGCTGAAGCACATTGAAAAATTTAAACCGCAGGAGTGCGTGCCGCTGGAGGTCTTTGTCCACGGTGCACTGTGCGTGGCCTATTCCGGTCAGTGTCTCACCAGTGAGAGTCTCGGTCAGCGATCGGCGAACCGTGGCGAGTGCGCGCAGGCGTGCCGGATGCCGTATACGCTGGTGGTCGATGGCGAGGAGCGCGACATGGAAGACGTGCGCTACCTGCTCAGCCCGCAGGATCTGGCGGCAGTGGATTTTGTCCCTGATCTGGTCAGACAAGGTGTGGTCTCGTATAAAATCGAGGGCCGACTGAAGTCGCCGGAATATGTCGCAGCGATCACCAAAGTGTATCGCAAAGCGATCGATGCCGCCGTGGCGGAGCAGGCAAGTCCGGTCACCGATGAAGATCGCTACTCGATGGAGATGACCTTTTCCCGTGGTCTGTCGTCCGGCTGGCTGGAGGGAACCAATCACCCGCGCCTGACTCATGGTAAGTTTGGTAAAAAACGCGGCGTCTACCTCGGCGAAGTCACCGCCTGCGACTACGGCTGGGTGGAGGTGAAGCTGGCAACCCAGATTCCGGTGAAGGCGGGCGATGGCATTGTCTTCGATGCCGGCGAGGACCGCAATCAGGAGCAGGGCGCTCGTATTTGGAGTGTGAAGGGCGATCGTCTTCTGTTCCATCGCAAGGAAAGTGGGCTCGACTGGAAACGGATCGAGGTCGGACAGAAAATTTGGAAAACCGACGACCCGAAACTCAACAAATCTCTCACCGCGAGCTGGAAAAATGCCAAGCTCGAACCTGTCCGCGATGTGCTGAACATCGTGGTCACTGGAAAAGCCGGCGCTGCAATGACTCTGGCCTGTGGAAAAATCCAAGTGAGCTCGGAAGAAAAACTCGAAGCCGCTGAGAGCCGACCGTTCACCCAGGAGTTTCTGGAAAAACAGTTGGGTCGGCTCGGTGGCACCGCATGGAAACTCGGAACCGTCACGAACCAGTTAGAAGGTGCGGTGATGATGCCGGTCTCCGCAGTGAACCGGCTCCGCCGTGCTCTGGTGGATGCGATGGATCAGGTGGAAAAGACGCCGGAAGTCAAAGTCGCCTCGACCGGTCAGCTCGCCGATCTGATGCCAGCTCGCAAGACCGATGAATCGCACCAGCGGGAGCTCTCGGTGCTGTGCCGGACCATGGAGCAAATCGAGGCCTCTCTGGAATCGGGAGTTTCTAACATCTACGTCGATTTCGAGGACATCAAGCGTGGCAAGGACGCCGTGGCGGCTGTCCGCCAAGTTGATGGCGCACGGATTCACCTCGCCACACCGCGCATCCAAAAATCCGGCGAGGCAGGGTTTTTCAAAGTGGTCGAGCGTGCCGAACCTGATGGTGTGCTGATTCGCAACCTCGGAGGCATCGCCTATTTCAAAGATAACAAGGAGCTTTATAAAACCGGCGACTTCTCACTGAACTGCGCCAATCCGGTGACCGCCAAGATTCTCAAGGAAGAAGGGAAACTGGACAAACTCACCGTCTCCTACGACCTCAATGTCGAGCAGGTCATGGACCTTCTGTTAGCCGCGCCCACCGATTGGTTTGAGCTCACCTTGCACCAGCACATGCCGATGTTTCATATGGAGCACTGCGTGTTCTGCACCTTCCTCAGCGATGGCGGCACCAGCATTCTGAACTGCGGCAAACCCTGCGAGAAACACCACGTGCAGCTGAAAGACAGGGTGGGGCAGTTGCACACCTTGAAGGCGGACGTGGGATGCCGGAACACCCTGTTTAATGGTCGGGCCCAGACGGGTGCGCGTTTCTACCAGCAAATGCGCGGCACCGGGCTGCGGAAGTGCCGCATGGACTTCCTCGATGAAGATCACGCCGCCGCGATGAAGTCGATCCACGCTTACCAGCAGCTGCTCGCCGGGGAAACCAGTGGCAACCACCTGTGGCAGGATCTGGATGTGATGGAGCAGTTAGGCGTGACCGAGGGGACTCTACAGGTCATCGGTCGATAG
- the polA gene encoding DNA polymerase I codes for MHNLFLLDGMALVYRAHFAFMRNPILTSKGFNTSAVYGFANALLDIIDNHDASHIGVAFDTRAPTCRHELYPPYKAQREAMPEELAAAIPYVKQLCKAFGIPVLELDGYEADDIIGTLAHRADADGGIHTYMVTPDKDFAQLVTDTTTMWKPGRQGNNHELLDVAAIQNQWQVESPKQVIDILGLWGDASDNIPGVPGIGEKTAKKLVGQFGSVEKLLESTDQLKGKQKENLINFADQARLSKELATIILDAPVEVSWDDLVISQRDDEALQALLTEMEFNSIAKRLYGDSFVAGRGHEESTTTANEEPESANLKTIADVEHSYHLIDDAKDLHQLIKKLSLSSRFCFDLETTSLDPRSCQILGIAFAVQAHEAYFVHTGAGSKLSIDMVLDKLNVVLDSKIEKVGHNLKFDLSVLLAHGCPVSGPFFDTMLVHALVAADQRHSMDFVSEALLGYTPVKLADLSQNSKGADGDLFGFDEEEPKPAKKSTKKKEIKMHLIPVDELADYAAEDADVTWQIAEILRGQLEESGQQPIYQNIEAPLMPVLTAMENEGISLDIVALKGIGDSLTKRISKLSEAIIEAAGREFNLNSPKQLGEILFGEMELVEKPKKTKTGQFKTDEQTLSALAPKHQIVADILDYREASKLKSTYVDALPQHVSSKTGRVHTHYQQLMTSTGRLASNDPNLQNIPVRSVAGREIRKAFVPRDLHHTLLAADYSQVELRVMAALSGDEAMIEAIKADLDIHTATAARVYGVAMDEVTSEMRRNAKMVNFGIIYGISAFGLSQRLDIPRGEASEIIETYFKQYPGVKNYMESTIESAKENGYVETISGRRCHVRNIDSKNGTIRSGAERAAINAPVQGTAADMIKLAMVQVRALLDKQEAKTKMLLQVHDELLFDLHLSEQETLVPQIVKTMENALVLPHGIQCKVETGTGDNWLAAH; via the coding sequence ATGCACAATCTCTTCCTACTCGACGGCATGGCGCTGGTTTATCGCGCTCATTTTGCCTTCATGCGCAATCCCATCCTGACCAGTAAGGGCTTCAATACCTCGGCGGTTTACGGTTTTGCCAACGCGCTGCTGGACATCATCGACAACCACGATGCCAGTCACATTGGGGTCGCATTCGACACCCGCGCCCCGACGTGCCGACACGAGCTTTATCCGCCCTACAAGGCCCAGCGTGAAGCGATGCCCGAGGAGCTCGCGGCGGCCATCCCCTACGTCAAACAACTGTGCAAGGCCTTCGGCATTCCGGTGCTGGAGCTCGATGGTTATGAGGCGGACGACATCATCGGCACCCTCGCCCACCGCGCCGATGCCGACGGCGGCATTCACACCTACATGGTGACACCGGACAAAGATTTCGCCCAGCTGGTCACCGACACCACCACCATGTGGAAACCGGGTCGACAGGGCAACAACCACGAGCTGCTCGATGTCGCCGCGATTCAGAACCAGTGGCAGGTGGAATCGCCAAAACAAGTGATCGATATCCTCGGCCTCTGGGGCGATGCCTCGGACAACATCCCCGGGGTGCCCGGCATCGGTGAGAAGACCGCAAAGAAACTGGTCGGCCAGTTCGGCTCGGTGGAAAAGCTGCTGGAGTCGACCGATCAGTTGAAGGGAAAACAGAAGGAGAACCTCATCAACTTTGCCGATCAGGCACGGCTGTCGAAGGAGCTCGCGACCATCATTCTGGATGCACCCGTCGAGGTCAGCTGGGATGACCTGGTGATCAGCCAGCGTGACGACGAGGCCCTGCAGGCGCTGCTCACGGAAATGGAATTCAACTCCATTGCCAAGCGACTCTACGGCGACAGCTTTGTGGCGGGTCGGGGGCATGAAGAAAGCACCACGACCGCCAACGAAGAGCCGGAAAGCGCCAATCTCAAGACCATCGCCGATGTCGAGCACAGCTATCATCTGATCGATGACGCCAAGGATTTGCACCAACTGATCAAGAAACTCTCGCTTTCCAGTCGTTTCTGTTTCGACCTGGAAACCACGTCTCTCGATCCCCGTAGCTGCCAAATTCTCGGTATCGCCTTTGCCGTTCAGGCCCACGAAGCCTACTTCGTGCACACCGGTGCGGGGAGCAAGCTGAGCATCGACATGGTCTTGGACAAACTCAACGTGGTGCTGGATTCCAAGATTGAAAAAGTGGGCCACAACCTGAAATTTGATCTCTCCGTGCTACTGGCCCACGGCTGCCCGGTGAGTGGTCCGTTTTTTGACACTATGTTGGTGCACGCATTGGTCGCCGCCGACCAACGCCACAGCATGGACTTCGTTTCCGAGGCCTTGTTAGGCTACACGCCGGTGAAACTGGCCGACCTCTCGCAGAACTCGAAAGGGGCGGACGGAGATCTGTTTGGCTTCGATGAGGAAGAACCAAAGCCTGCGAAGAAGTCGACCAAGAAGAAGGAAATCAAAATGCACCTCATCCCCGTGGATGAGCTCGCCGATTACGCGGCGGAGGATGCCGATGTGACGTGGCAAATTGCCGAAATTCTCAGAGGTCAACTGGAGGAAAGCGGCCAGCAGCCCATCTACCAGAACATCGAAGCCCCGCTGATGCCGGTGCTTACCGCGATGGAAAACGAAGGCATCTCGCTGGACATCGTCGCCTTGAAAGGAATCGGCGACTCGCTGACGAAACGTATTTCCAAGCTCTCCGAAGCCATCATCGAGGCTGCCGGACGTGAGTTCAACCTAAACTCACCCAAACAGCTCGGCGAGATTCTCTTTGGCGAAATGGAACTGGTCGAGAAGCCGAAGAAGACCAAGACCGGTCAGTTCAAGACCGATGAGCAAACGCTCTCCGCGCTCGCACCCAAGCACCAGATCGTGGCCGATATCCTCGACTACCGCGAGGCGAGCAAACTCAAGTCCACCTACGTCGATGCCCTGCCGCAGCACGTTTCCAGCAAGACCGGTCGGGTGCACACCCATTACCAACAGCTGATGACCTCAACGGGCAGACTCGCCTCCAACGACCCCAATTTGCAAAACATCCCCGTGCGCTCCGTCGCCGGCCGTGAGATTCGCAAGGCCTTTGTGCCTCGGGATCTACACCACACCCTGCTCGCCGCGGATTACTCCCAGGTGGAACTGCGTGTGATGGCCGCCCTCTCTGGCGACGAAGCGATGATCGAAGCGATCAAGGCCGATCTCGATATCCACACCGCCACTGCCGCGCGCGTTTACGGAGTGGCCATGGACGAAGTCACCTCCGAGATGCGCCGCAATGCCAAGATGGTCAACTTCGGCATCATCTACGGCATCTCCGCCTTCGGCCTCTCACAGCGTCTCGACATCCCACGCGGCGAGGCCTCCGAGATCATTGAAACCTACTTCAAGCAATATCCGGGAGTGAAAAACTACATGGAAAGCACGATCGAATCCGCCAAGGAAAATGGCTATGTCGAGACGATCAGTGGTCGGCGCTGCCATGTGCGTAACATCGATTCGAAAAATGGCACCATCCGCAGTGGTGCCGAGCGTGCCGCGATCAATGCCCCGGTGCAGGGCACGGCGGCCGATATGATCAAGCTGGCCATGGTCCAGGTGCGTGCACTCTTGGACAAGCAGGAAGCCAAAACCAAGATGCTGCTGCAGGTGCATGATGAACTGCTGTTCGACCTCCACCTCAGCGAGCAGGAGACGCTGGTTCCCCAGATTGTCAAAACGATGGAAAACGCCCTCGTGCTGCCCCACGGGATTCAGTGCAAGGTGGAAACCGGCACCGGCGACAACTGGCTGGCAGCCCACTAG